A segment of the Terribacillus aidingensis genome:
CAATTCGGCAAGCAAGGGGATATCCTCTTCCTTGTACATCCCATTACCGTCAATCATAAGCGGCAGCTCTGGATCAATTTCCTTGACCAGCTCAATGGCCTTGCGCTCGTTATATTTTGTCACTTTCAGCTTGGCACGCTCAAAGCCTTGGCTGCGTATCATCTCTATAGTCTGTTCAAGATCATCGGACAAGCTGATGACCGCTCCTGCTTTCACTTTCGTCCTTGTACCGCCGATGCAAGAAGCGAGGCTCTTACCCTGCTGCTTCGCGTATAAATCCCATACCGCTCCTTCGACAGCAGCCTTTGCCATTTGATTGCCGACAATGCCGGCAAACAGCTGCGGAACTTCTGTCGGATGATTTAGCTTATTGGCGAATAAAAACGGAAGTAAGGATTCCTGAAGCAAGCTCCAGCTGGATGAAACTGTTTCACTCGTATAAAAAGGAGCAGCAAAAGCAACTCCCTCGCCAAAGCCAGAACGCCCATCATGATCCTGAAGCTCGACAATGATGCCTTCTCTTTCGTGCAATGCACCAGCATGAGTCGTGAAAGGCTGTTTAAGCGGCAGCGTGTATCGGAATAGACGATAGCTTCTAAGTTCCATCACGCACTCCCCTCATCTACCAGGTGCTGCAGCTTATAGCGCATCAGTTTATTACTGGCGTTACGCGGAAGCTCATCCACAAAGTGCCAGTACTTTGGAATTTTATAGCGGGCCAGTTTTTCCTGGCAATACGCCTGTAATTCATCGGCGCTCACTTCTGCACTTTTTACAAGGAATGCTACTGGTACAGATCCCCAATTCGTATCAGCTTTCCCGATGACAGCTGCCTCTTTTATGCCAGGGTGACTTGTCAAAACACCTTCCACTTCTGCAGGATAGATATTTTCACCACCGGAAATAATCAGGTCTTTCCGCCGGTCAAGCACATACAAGTATCCCTCTTTATCTGTGTAGCCAATATCTCCTGTCGCAAGCCAGCCTTCCCGGAAAGCTCCATCTGTTGCGTCTGGATTCCGATAATATCCTTTTGTAATCATAGGACCTTTCACTTGGATTTCCCCGGGCTCTTCCGGCTTGGCAAACCCGGACTCGGTCATGATGCGCAGCTGGGCAGGAACTAGTGCTTTTCCGGCAGATCCTAACTTACGAATACTATCCTCAGGGCTTAACGTCACGATTTGTGACGCAGTTTCGGTCATCCCATACGATTGGAATACAGGGATATCACGCGTTTTTGATTCCTCAAGCAAATGGAGCGGAGCAGGTCCTCCGCCCAAAAGCATGCAGCGGAATTTCTCGGGATATGTGACGCCGTCTTCCTCCTGCAGCCGCAGCAGGCGCTGAAGCATGACCGTCACAACAGAAACGATGGTCACTCCCCGCTCCATGATCGCTGTTTGTACGACTTTTTCATCGAAGCTCTCGGTCACGTATAATGGCATCCCGTAAATGGCGCTTTTGAAAATGGTCGATAATCCACCTACATGGAACATCGGCAGAGGAGACAGCCATTTATCCTCCTGTGAAAGACCGAGATTCAAGGCAGACCCTATAGCACTCCACCAGTGGTTGCCATAAGTATGCTCGACGCCTTTCGGATTGCCTGTTGTGCCGGAAGTATAGATGATAGTGAACACATCATCTAATTGCAGCTCTGTGCAGCATGTATACTCCTTTTCAGGCTGGTTGTGCAGCATTTCGATTGTCACTGAAGGAACACCAGTATCTTTTGCCTGCTTTTCAAATCTTGCCTCAGTGAGCAATAATTCAGCTTCACTATCCTGCAGCTGGAATGACCATTCAGCAGTTGTCAATCTCGTATTAAGCAGGATCAATGTTGCCCCGATATAGCTCATAGCATGGACAAGCATCACCATCTCCACACTGTTATGGGACAGCACAGCGACCCGGGATCCTTGCTTTACACCTAGCGAAGTGAGCTTCCGAGCCCGGATATCGACTGCTTTATGCAAATCACCGAATGTTATTGTCGTTCCCTCGGGCGTCTCCAAAGCTAAACGCCCTGGACTAAGATCAGCCTGCTTCTGCAGCCAATGCGGGATGATTTCCGTCATGTTACATCCATTCCTTTCTGTCATAAAGAAGAACCTTTGCAATATGCTGCAAAGGTTCTTGGTGATATCTATTAAGGGAAACGCGGGAATTTCTTGAAGTCAGGCGTGCGTTTTTCCTTGAACGCATCGCGGCCTTCCTTCGCTTCATCCGTTGTATAGTAAAGCAATGTCGCATCTCCGCCCATTTGCTGCAAACCAGCAAGTCCATCTGTATCCGCATTAAGAGAAGCTTTCAAGAAACGCAATGCTGTCGGAGACATGGAAAGCATCTCTTCACACCATTTAACTGTTTCTGCTTCAAGCTGATCCAATGGAACAACTGTGTTGACCAAGCCCATATCCAATGCTTCTTGTGCATTGTACTGACGGCATAGGAACCAGATTTCGCGAGCTTTCTTCTGGCCGATGTTACGTGCAAGAAGACCAGCGCCATAACCAGCGTCAAAGCTTCCGACACGAGGACCTGTTTGGCCAAAGATTGCGTTATCAGCAGCAATCGTCAAGTCACAGACAACATGAAGCACATGTCCGCCGCCAATTGCATAACCAGATACTTCAGCAACGACTGGTTTCGGAATAACACGAATCAAACGCTGCAAATCCAGTACATTCAAGCGAGGAATTTGATCTTCTCCTACATAGCCGCCATGACCGCGTACCTTTTGGTCACCACCGGAACAGAATGCTTTATCACCGACACCAGCAAGTACGATAACGCCGATGTTAGAGTCGTCACGTGCGTATGTAAACGCATCAATCAGTTCATTTACCGTTTGCGGACGGAACGCATTGCGAACTTCCGGACGGTTGATTGAAATTTTTGCTATTTGATTGTATTCTTCGTACAAAATATCTTCGTACGTACGGGTAGCTTCCCATGTAATTGCCATTATGATTCCTCCAATATATCCGCTTCATTATGAAGCAAGTATCTTCTTACTATTTTATCAAAGATTCGCGGTTGTTCAACATGGATGCAATGACCGGCCGATGCTACGATGTGTAATTCTGCTGCAGACAGCCGTTTTTCCATCTCCTGATTGATACCGACGAATTTATGATCCATTGATCCAGCAACTAAAACGACTGGTTTATCCAAATAGGACAGCTTGTCCCAATAGGAGTCTTGTTTGCCCGTTCCCATAGTCCGTAATGAACTTGCCAAACCGGTTGCTTGCTGCGATAAGCGTTCTTCCCTGATGATCTGCTGGATAAACTCAGGCAAGTTTTTTTGTGTATCAAAAAGCGGGATGTTCTCCCAAAAGTTTACAAACTGCTCTAAACCATCCGTTTCAAGCCGACTGGCCAGCCGTTCGTCCTGTTTTTGCCTGGCCAGCCTTTCTTCTTCTGTTCGCAGTCCGGGGGATGCACTTTCCAACAGTAGTTCACTTACTCTGTCAGGATAATGGCAGGCAAAGGCAAGTGCTGCCCTGCCTCCCATAGAATACCCGAGCAGCTTTACATCCGCAATTTCTTGTTGGACAAGAAAATCAGCAACATCATCCGTAAACCGGTCCATTGTCAGGTCATCCTGAATGGCAGTCTTACCATGGCCTGGCATATCCACAGCGATCACATGATGTTTCTCACTCCATGATTCCAGGAAAGGCAGCCACGTTTGATGCGTGCCAGTAAATCCATGAAACAGCAGGAGTGTATCTGATGCTGAATCACTGCCGCTTTCGATATAGTGAAACTTAGGCATGATCAGCATCCAAATAATCCAGCAGCTGCCGCTCAGCTTTTTGCCATATTTCACGGTGCCAGCTAACATTAGCGTCCCGCTCGGTACGCACCTCGATGATATGCATGCCCTTTTTATTATAACTCTCCTGCAAAGCACTGGAAAATGCTGCACGATCATCTGCCAGTGTATAAGGCAGCTGATATAAATGGGCTGTA
Coding sequences within it:
- the menC gene encoding o-succinylbenzoate synthase: MELRSYRLFRYTLPLKQPFTTHAGALHEREGIIVELQDHDGRSGFGEGVAFAAPFYTSETVSSSWSLLQESLLPFLFANKLNHPTEVPQLFAGIVGNQMAKAAVEGAVWDLYAKQQGKSLASCIGGTRTKVKAGAVISLSDDLEQTIEMIRSQGFERAKLKVTKYNERKAIELVKEIDPELPLMIDGNGMYKEEDIPLLAELDSLNLQMIEQPFLPGDVILHHRLQQRMDTPICLDETVESFSDAWQALEMGACRTINIKIGRVGGLTEAIRIHDLCQQAGLAVWCGGMVETGISKAHNLALASLPGFSIPGDLSGSDRYFDRDLLIKPLRVEQGSIQVPDGPGIGVEVDLDYLLHVSKEVSAGE
- a CDS encoding o-succinylbenzoate--CoA ligase; translation: MTEIIPHWLQKQADLSPGRLALETPEGTTITFGDLHKAVDIRARKLTSLGVKQGSRVAVLSHNSVEMVMLVHAMSYIGATLILLNTRLTTAEWSFQLQDSEAELLLTEARFEKQAKDTGVPSVTIEMLHNQPEKEYTCCTELQLDDVFTIIYTSGTTGNPKGVEHTYGNHWWSAIGSALNLGLSQEDKWLSPLPMFHVGGLSTIFKSAIYGMPLYVTESFDEKVVQTAIMERGVTIVSVVTVMLQRLLRLQEEDGVTYPEKFRCMLLGGGPAPLHLLEESKTRDIPVFQSYGMTETASQIVTLSPEDSIRKLGSAGKALVPAQLRIMTESGFAKPEEPGEIQVKGPMITKGYYRNPDATDGAFREGWLATGDIGYTDKEGYLYVLDRRKDLIISGGENIYPAEVEGVLTSHPGIKEAAVIGKADTNWGSVPVAFLVKSAEVSADELQAYCQEKLARYKIPKYWHFVDELPRNASNKLMRYKLQHLVDEGSA
- the menB gene encoding 1,4-dihydroxy-2-naphthoyl-CoA synthase — protein: MAITWEATRTYEDILYEEYNQIAKISINRPEVRNAFRPQTVNELIDAFTYARDDSNIGVIVLAGVGDKAFCSGGDQKVRGHGGYVGEDQIPRLNVLDLQRLIRVIPKPVVAEVSGYAIGGGHVLHVVCDLTIAADNAIFGQTGPRVGSFDAGYGAGLLARNIGQKKAREIWFLCRQYNAQEALDMGLVNTVVPLDQLEAETVKWCEEMLSMSPTALRFLKASLNADTDGLAGLQQMGGDATLLYYTTDEAKEGRDAFKEKRTPDFKKFPRFP
- the menH gene encoding 2-succinyl-6-hydroxy-2,4-cyclohexadiene-1-carboxylate synthase, with the protein product MPKFHYIESGSDSASDTLLLFHGFTGTHQTWLPFLESWSEKHHVIAVDMPGHGKTAIQDDLTMDRFTDDVADFLVQQEIADVKLLGYSMGGRAALAFACHYPDRVSELLLESASPGLRTEEERLARQKQDERLASRLETDGLEQFVNFWENIPLFDTQKNLPEFIQQIIREERLSQQATGLASSLRTMGTGKQDSYWDKLSYLDKPVVLVAGSMDHKFVGINQEMEKRLSAAELHIVASAGHCIHVEQPRIFDKIVRRYLLHNEADILEES